The following proteins come from a genomic window of Microcoleus sp. bin38.metabat.b11b12b14.051:
- a CDS encoding ATP-dependent DNA helicase RecQ has translation MKYQPEPKLLNQARAAFKQIWGYDDFRPPQGEIVSSLLAGKDTMIIMPTGGGKSICFQLPALLQTGLTLVVSPLVALMENQVQELRDRNLPASILHSQLPVQQRQQTMQSLQQNKLRLLYLSPETLLSKPVWQIISQPHIPINGLILDEAHCLVQWGDTFRPAYRRLGTVRPALLKSKPENSKIAIAAFTATANPEAQQTIKKVLQLHKPEAFLLSPYRSNLHLQVQTVWTPRGRKQQLLNFIKARRKEAGLVYVRTRKDSENLANLLGDAGYKTAAYHAGLSAESRRKIETAWLNNDLKFVVCSSAFGMGINKSDVRWVVHFQAPLLLSEYIQEIGRGGRDGKLSIALTLISEPTGLLYPDDKQRAQFFQDKLRSQFREAQKLAKQLPAKGDVDAVSREFPESAIALSILHSSGQLKWEDPFNYAIDKSAQQTGGKQNFSAAAEMAKYLKHRECRWQFLLQAFGFTKEATSMRCGHCDNCR, from the coding sequence ATGAAATACCAACCAGAACCAAAATTATTAAATCAAGCCCGCGCCGCCTTCAAACAAATCTGGGGATACGACGACTTTCGACCACCGCAAGGAGAAATAGTTAGCAGTTTATTAGCCGGAAAAGATACAATGATCATTATGCCGACTGGTGGCGGCAAATCTATTTGTTTTCAATTGCCAGCTTTGTTACAAACAGGCTTAACTTTGGTAGTTTCGCCGTTAGTCGCGCTGATGGAAAATCAAGTGCAAGAATTGCGCGATCGCAATTTACCCGCTTCCATCCTCCACAGTCAACTACCTGTACAGCAACGACAGCAAACTATGCAATCGCTGCAACAAAATAAATTGAGATTGCTGTACCTGTCTCCCGAAACATTACTCAGCAAACCTGTTTGGCAAATTATCAGTCAGCCGCACATACCAATCAACGGTTTAATCTTAGATGAAGCTCACTGTTTAGTTCAATGGGGTGATACTTTCCGCCCAGCTTACCGCCGTTTGGGAACAGTGCGGCCGGCTTTGTTGAAATCTAAGCCGGAAAACAGCAAAATTGCGATCGCCGCTTTCACAGCTACAGCCAACCCGGAAGCCCAGCAAACAATCAAAAAAGTCTTGCAACTGCACAAGCCGGAAGCATTTTTGCTGAGTCCATACCGTTCTAATCTGCACCTGCAAGTGCAAACTGTCTGGACACCCAGAGGACGAAAACAACAGTTATTAAATTTTATCAAAGCTCGACGCAAAGAAGCAGGTTTAGTCTACGTCCGCACGAGAAAAGATAGCGAAAATTTGGCGAATTTGCTGGGAGATGCAGGTTACAAAACCGCAGCCTATCATGCAGGTTTGAGTGCAGAATCGCGCAGAAAAATAGAAACTGCTTGGCTGAATAACGATCTTAAATTTGTTGTTTGTAGCTCAGCGTTTGGTATGGGAATTAACAAGTCGGATGTGCGGTGGGTTGTTCACTTTCAAGCACCTTTGCTATTATCAGAATACATTCAAGAAATTGGTAGAGGCGGACGCGACGGCAAATTATCGATCGCCCTGACGTTGATTAGCGAACCGACGGGTTTGCTTTATCCCGATGACAAACAAAGAGCACAATTTTTTCAAGATAAACTGCGATCGCAATTTCGAGAAGCCCAGAAGTTGGCGAAACAACTCCCAGCTAAGGGCGATGTAGATGCTGTGTCGCGGGAATTTCCCGAAAGTGCGATCGCCCTTTCAATTTTGCACAGCAGCGGACAGTTAAAATGGGAAGATCCTTTTAATTATGCGATCGACAAATCCGCACAGCAAACAGGTGGTAAACAAAACTTTAGCGCCGCCGCAGAAATGGCAAAATATCTCAAACATCGGGAGTGCAGATGGCAATTTTTGCTGCAAGCTTTTGGCTTTACCAAGGAAGCTACATCAATGCGGTGTGGCCACTGCGATAATTGTAGGTAA
- a CDS encoding M23 family metallopeptidase, whose translation MQDSTSPIAVKRFFRLRQILLLTLSLCIVVISPYLQQQLVKAQSGLPSKLATGNMWQEASFPVESFEAYTSPFGPRGGDFHYGLDMAAPEGSYIRNWWAGQVVEVWEDGRCGTGMVVRSGDWEHIYCHLKGRVQAANGGRYYVDREGGLQIWQGQTVPAGARIARVGMTGRTSGPHLHWGLKYGGRWVDPALVLREMYSNQS comes from the coding sequence GTGCAAGACTCTACAAGCCCGATCGCAGTAAAACGCTTTTTTCGGCTTAGACAGATACTACTGTTAACTCTTTCGCTTTGTATCGTAGTGATTAGCCCTTATTTGCAGCAGCAGTTAGTCAAGGCTCAGTCAGGTTTACCAAGCAAATTAGCCACGGGTAATATGTGGCAGGAAGCCTCTTTTCCCGTCGAAAGTTTTGAAGCCTACACTTCCCCCTTTGGCCCCCGGGGCGGCGATTTTCACTACGGTTTGGACATGGCAGCCCCGGAAGGCAGCTACATCCGCAATTGGTGGGCTGGTCAAGTTGTGGAAGTTTGGGAAGATGGTCGATGCGGCACTGGTATGGTGGTGCGATCGGGAGATTGGGAGCACATCTACTGTCACCTCAAAGGTAGGGTGCAAGCCGCTAACGGCGGGCGTTATTATGTCGATCGCGAAGGTGGGCTGCAAATTTGGCAGGGTCAAACTGTGCCGGCTGGTGCGAGAATTGCCAGGGTGGGAATGACGGGCCGCACGAGTGGGCCTCACCTGCATTGGGGATTGAAGTACGGCGGGCGCTGGGTAGATCCGGCTTTGGTTCTGCGCGAAATGTATTCCAATCAATCTTAG
- a CDS encoding RluA family pseudouridine synthase produces the protein MIETETATQMYTVENTEEFNQNNVTQRLDIWLSNQIPDLSRSRIQTLISQGNVKVNDETCTSKKISVKTGDRIHITLPDAQPTKLAAQAIPLSILYEDDSLIIINKPAGLVVHPAAGHQDGTLVNALLAHCPLAEIGGVQRPGIVHRLDKDTTGAIAIAKTDIAHQNLQAQLKTKTARREYLGIVYGVPSAETGTIDLPIGRHPTDRKKMGIVPEEKGGRPSVTHWTIKERLGNYCLIHYQLETGRTHQIRVHTAEIKHPIVGDPMYSSNRSIGVNLTGQALHAWRLQLQHPLTGELIEAIAPLPDQFNTLLKILRLRAHI, from the coding sequence ATGATAGAAACAGAGACTGCGACACAGATGTACACAGTAGAAAATACGGAGGAATTTAACCAGAATAATGTTACTCAGCGATTAGATATTTGGCTGTCCAACCAAATACCAGATTTGTCCCGATCGCGAATCCAAACTCTCATATCACAAGGCAACGTCAAAGTCAACGACGAAACCTGCACCTCAAAAAAAATATCAGTCAAAACGGGCGATCGCATCCACATCACTTTACCCGACGCCCAGCCCACAAAATTAGCAGCCCAAGCAATTCCCCTCTCTATCCTTTACGAAGACGACAGCCTAATTATCATCAACAAACCCGCCGGATTAGTCGTCCATCCAGCCGCCGGACATCAAGACGGCACCTTAGTCAACGCCCTGTTAGCCCACTGTCCCCTCGCAGAAATCGGTGGCGTTCAACGGCCCGGAATCGTCCACAGATTAGACAAAGATACAACAGGTGCGATCGCGATCGCCAAAACCGACATTGCCCACCAAAACCTGCAAGCCCAACTCAAAACCAAAACCGCCCGCCGCGAATATTTAGGCATAGTTTACGGAGTTCCCAGCGCCGAAACAGGTACAATAGACCTACCCATCGGCAGGCATCCCACAGACCGCAAAAAAATGGGTATAGTACCAGAAGAAAAAGGTGGCCGCCCCTCTGTTACTCACTGGACAATCAAAGAAAGACTCGGCAACTATTGCTTAATCCACTATCAACTAGAAACCGGCCGCACCCATCAAATTCGCGTCCACACAGCCGAAATCAAACATCCGATTGTCGGCGATCCCATGTACAGTTCCAACCGTTCTATCGGCGTCAATTTAACCGGACAAGCCCTCCACGCATGGCGGCTACAATTGCAGCATCCGTTAACTGGAGAGTTGATTGAGGCGATCGCACCTTTACCCGATCAATTCAACACCCTGCTCAAAATATTGCGCCTGCGAGCCCATATTTGA